The Marivirga salinae DNA window TTCTATTACAAAATAATTTATATCATTAATTGTCTATTTTTTACAATCAATTAGAAAAATTCTCTTGTATTTTAGAGCTTTCACTATAGTTAAATGAAAGCAATCAAAATCCTTTTTTTTCTTCTATTATCTTATTCTAGCATTTCTGCCCAAGGAAGTACTAAGGATAAAAATGAGCTGCTGTTGCTTAAACACTACGAAAACGAAGATTTTAATAAGGTAGTAAAGATAGCTGATTCACTTTTGCAGCTAGAAAATTTACCCAAACGTGCTAGAATTTATCAGATTAAAGCGGATGCGCTCTATTTCTTAAATGACGTAAACGCGTCCTTAGAAAGCTATTTGTTAGCAATTGAGCACCTTGCTGAAGCAGAGATTGATACAGTCTATCTCATAGAAAACTATAGTCACGCAGGCTTCTGCTATTTATATTTAGGCCAATATGTAGAAGCTTTACCCTATTATGAGAAAGCCCTTAAAATTTCACGAAGTGCAAATGATTCTACAGAGATATCTACCCAACTGTCTCATTTAGGGAATATTCATACGCATCTTAATAATTTTGAATTAGCTGAAGAGTATTTCCAGCGTTCATATGAAATCAACTTCAAATTGCAGGATTCTGTTGCTTTAGCTTATGACTTGGTTGACCTAGGAAGTCTTTTTTTCAGAATGGGCGAATTTAAAAAAGCAGTTATTTACTATAAGAATGGCTTAAAGGTCGAAAAAACGAGGGCAGATAATCACAATACGCTCATCCTTAGGTTAGGAAAATTAGCCGATGCCTACATGGAAACAGGTGCTATCGATAGTGCCGTTTTCTTTATTGAAAAAGCGACCAGACAGGCTATCAGTATAAACGACTCTTTGTCTTTACATAAAAACTGGTTGGTCAAAGGCAAAATATTATTGAAGCAGGAACGATTTGATTCAGCTCGTGAATTAGGGTACCGTTTACAGCAATACTTTGAAAGCGAAACCATAAATCAGTATGATGTTGAGGCCTTAATGATCGTTGCAAAGGCCAATTATTTAATGGGTAATACCAATGATGCAATCCGCCATCTAACCGAAGTTATTGGTAGACTTAAAACGAAGGATCACAAAGCTGCATTAAGTGAGATTTACCAATTACGTTCGGAAATATTTGAAACCATAGGACAAAATAAAAAAGCCATTGAGGATTTAAGGTTATATCTATCCTATACTGATTCGTTGAATTTGGAAAAAAGGCAAAATACCATTTTATCTTTATCCAAAATATATGATACGCGCAGCAAAGAGCAAAAAATAGAATTATTAGAAAATAAAACAGCCCTGCAAAAAGTACAGGCAGAGAATGAAAGAAGGTTTAGGCTAATTCTAATTTTGGCAGTATCGTTCTTACTCGCCCTGGCGATATTATTTTACGTCAGATATAGAGAAAAACAAAAAAATGCCACTTTGTTAACTGATAAAAACACTGCGCTAAGAGAGCTAAATACTACAAAGGATAAATTGTTTGCCATCATCTCGCATGATTTAAGAAACCCAGTTTCTGCATTCAGAAATATGACAGAGGCGCTTGTTGAGAATCAAAGCCACTTGGATAAAGCTAAAATCAGTCATTATTTAAAGAAAATGCAAACTAATGCGGCAGAGGTGGAAACACAGCTGAACGATCTTTTGGCATGGGCTTCTAAGGAAATTGGAAAAGAAAGGCTTGAATTGCAAGATTTAGCCGTAGAGCCGATGATTGAACAAGTATTTAGATTGCTGTCCCCATTGGCAGAAAATAAATCAATCCGATTAGAGTATAAATTGGAAGATGATTTTGTTATTCATACGCACCCTGAATTATTCAAGACCGTCATCAGAAATTTAATAAATAATGCGATTAAATTTACCGAGGAGGGAGGGGAAGTCAACTTATATGCTACTCGTAAAAATGGTGCTATTATATTTACTATCCACGACAATGGGATAGGAATTGGAAAAGAGCAACAAGGCATTTTGTTTTCAGATGAGAAAATGAAAGCGAATGAAAATAGCGGAATGGGAATGGGGCTATCACTTACCAAAGATATAATGGATCGTCTGAAAGGAGAAATTTTGGTAGAGAGTAAAGAAAACGTTGGTACAACCTTTACTTTAAAATTTGTAGCATGAATGAGAGTAACACCATCAAGGTCATTATTGTGGATGATCACGAGTTAGTGCGTGATGGCCTGGAATTAGGGCTTATGGGCCAGAATGGAATAGAAGTAATTGCTACAGCAGGTGATTATCGCGGACTTGAAAAAGAAATGTCAGAAAAAATACCGGATGTCATCTTGCTTGATATAGACCTACCGCAGAAGTCAGGAATTGAAATCACTAAATCGATAAAATCAAATAGTATAGCACCTAAAATTGTAATGATTACAGGCAATGATCAAATCAATTATTTAGAAATGGCCTTGCGTGCTGGGGCGAATGGTTTTGTTTCGAAAAGCAGTCGGAAAGAAATAGTAGTGGAAGCGATTCAACAGGTGATGAGAGAGAATATTTATATTGATTATAATCTATCACAAGACGTTTACCAAAGCTTAAAAAACAAACTGGATCTACATCAAGATGAGAAGGAGCTAAGCGAAAGGGAAATTGAAATATTGAAAGGCTTTGCTAATGGACTCACCTACCAACAGATTTCCGATGAACTCCACATTTCCAAAAAAACAGTGGAATCACACAAAGCCTTGATTTCTAAAAAGTTGAATACCAAAAATAATGCAGATTTAATAAAATATGCAATCAAAAAAGGCTTCGTAAAACTAGATTGATTTAGTAGCAGATTGCAGGGTAGTATTTTCCACTAAGGGTTTTTCTCCAAAATAATCAGGAATATTCCTTATATCATTTTTCTGAGATTTATTTGAACTTTGTTTTACACAAATCAGAAAATCGATATGAAAAACTTTCTACCTATTTTATTTTGCTTATTGAGCTTGTTGGCTTTCAAAGCTCAAGGCCAAAACGAATTTATTACTACTTGGCAAACAACTGATACAGAGATAACTATTCCTACTACAGGTTCTGGTTATAACTATGATATCAGCTGGATCAACCTTGATAATTCAGGTGTGGGAGATGGATCTGCTTCCGGTATAACAGGCGATTACACCATCACAGGTTTGACAAATGATGAAACTTACGAGATAGTAATCTCTGGTACTTTTCCTCGCATTTACTTCAATGGCGGAGTGGAAAAGGATAAAATCCTCACCGTCAAACAGTGGGGTATCATTCAGTGGAGTTCGATGGAGAGAGCATTTCAAGGCTGTACAAACTTCAATATTACAGCCACTGACGCTCCAGATTTGAGTACTGTTACCAGTATGCGTAGTATGTTCCAATCATGTACAAGTCTTGATGCAGACTTAAGCAGCTGGGACGTGTCTAATGTTGAGGATTTTCTTGCTACTTTTTCCAGTACTCAGAATTACAGTCAAGATCTAACTTCTTGGGTGGTTTCCAGTGCTACTAATATGGCTTTAATGTTTTCAAATTCAAACTTCAATGGGAGCTTATTTGGTTGGGATGTCTCTGGAGTAACAAATTTTAGTTCCATGTTTTCAGCTTCTAGCTTTAATAATTCATCTATCGTCTCATGGACTACAACAAGCGCTACCAAGATGGACTATATGTTTTCTGCTAATACCACTTTTAACCAAGACATTTCGGGATGGAATACTTCACTGGTAGAGAATATGTCACATATGTTTAATAATGCCTCCAGTTTTAATCAATCTCTAAATAGTTGGAATGTAAGTAATGTTACAGACATGTCACGCATGTTTGCTTTTGCTACTAGTTTTAACGGTGATATCTCCAGTTGGAATACCACCAAGGTGACGGATTTAAGCGGAATCTTTTATGGAGCAACAAATTTTAATCAATCTATAGCTTACAATTCAGGAACGAATGCCTGGAACACTTCTAATGTTACCGATTTATCAAATACTTTCCACGATGCTACTGCCTTTAATCAGGATATCTCCGGTTGGGATGTGAGTAAAGTTACAAGCTTCAGCAGTACTTTTGAAGACGCAACGTCCTTTAATCAAGATATTTCCGGTTGGGATGTGTCAAGCGTAACCTCAATGAACTACACCTTTAATGGAGCATCTTCATTTGACCAAAATCTTGGAAGCTGGGATATTAGTAATTTGTTCGGTTCAAACGGCATGTACCGTGCATTCTACGGTTCTGCTTTAAGCACTGAGAATTATGATAATACCTTAAATGGCTGGACTGATGGATCGATAACTCCCCCAGGGTATATAAACATGTATGTATATGGTTTGACTTATTGTGATGCTAGCGGAAGAGATATTTTACAGAATACCTATAATTGGAATTTCAGTGGAGACCAACAAAGTTGTACTCCAACAGCTATATCATTAACATCTAATTCTATAGATGAGAATAATGCAATTGGAACTCAAATTGG harbors:
- a CDS encoding ATP-binding protein codes for the protein MKAIKILFFLLLSYSSISAQGSTKDKNELLLLKHYENEDFNKVVKIADSLLQLENLPKRARIYQIKADALYFLNDVNASLESYLLAIEHLAEAEIDTVYLIENYSHAGFCYLYLGQYVEALPYYEKALKISRSANDSTEISTQLSHLGNIHTHLNNFELAEEYFQRSYEINFKLQDSVALAYDLVDLGSLFFRMGEFKKAVIYYKNGLKVEKTRADNHNTLILRLGKLADAYMETGAIDSAVFFIEKATRQAISINDSLSLHKNWLVKGKILLKQERFDSARELGYRLQQYFESETINQYDVEALMIVAKANYLMGNTNDAIRHLTEVIGRLKTKDHKAALSEIYQLRSEIFETIGQNKKAIEDLRLYLSYTDSLNLEKRQNTILSLSKIYDTRSKEQKIELLENKTALQKVQAENERRFRLILILAVSFLLALAILFYVRYREKQKNATLLTDKNTALRELNTTKDKLFAIISHDLRNPVSAFRNMTEALVENQSHLDKAKISHYLKKMQTNAAEVETQLNDLLAWASKEIGKERLELQDLAVEPMIEQVFRLLSPLAENKSIRLEYKLEDDFVIHTHPELFKTVIRNLINNAIKFTEEGGEVNLYATRKNGAIIFTIHDNGIGIGKEQQGILFSDEKMKANENSGMGMGLSLTKDIMDRLKGEILVESKENVGTTFTLKFVA
- a CDS encoding response regulator transcription factor, encoding MNESNTIKVIIVDDHELVRDGLELGLMGQNGIEVIATAGDYRGLEKEMSEKIPDVILLDIDLPQKSGIEITKSIKSNSIAPKIVMITGNDQINYLEMALRAGANGFVSKSSRKEIVVEAIQQVMRENIYIDYNLSQDVYQSLKNKLDLHQDEKELSEREIEILKGFANGLTYQQISDELHISKKTVESHKALISKKLNTKNNADLIKYAIKKGFVKLD